A stretch of DNA from Malus sylvestris chromosome 9, drMalSylv7.2, whole genome shotgun sequence:
CTGTCTGCAAACAACCCTCTCTAAATTCGTAACTAATTAGCTTTTTCATGAGAGAATGACTCAAACCCTAATCAAAAGCGGCCCTGGTCTTTAGGCTTGAGTCTAAACTTTGCTCAACATGTGTCGAGCAATGAATGGAGCTGAAAAAGCTATAAAATCCCCCTCACTAACCTCAACATTTCATCATCATAAGGAAGTTGTAAGCATTTTTCAGCTGCCTCATATTTTCTTGTGTGTATTTGTGTAGAAAGAGAATTATACTTTATCAAGATGAACCAATCCCAGAACATGAGCCAACAAGCTGGCCAGGCCAAGGGCCAAGCTCAGGTGAGTCTAAAAGCAGCTGTCTAGAAAAGCACTTTGGTTAAAAGTTTGTTGGTCGTTTTGATGGTAGATGATCATGTGCTTTTGCAATTTTAATATACAGGAAAAGGCCAGTGGCATGATGGACCAAATGAGCAATGCTGCCCAATCTGCCAAGGAATCTGCCCAAGGGGTTTGAACTTCTTGTTCCTTTTGTTAATTCTACGTACATTACATCCGTTCTTTGCCAAGGAATAATTTTGTACCAATAACATGTCAATGCGCTATATTATTGACATGTTATGTGCAATGATATCAACGTCTTAATGGTACTGTATCAATAATCCGTCATTTAATAAAGAATCGTCGTCTACACTTATTATGCGTTGCATATGCATGTTGTAATTGCATGTATGTTTTTGCAGGCTGGTCAGCAAATGATGGAGAAGGCACAGGGAGCAGCTGACTCCGTCAAGGATGCAGTTGGAGCCAACAAAAGAAGCTAAGGTGATGGGAGATCTCATCCGTCTGATTCCTCCCAAATTTTGTGTTcctgtttttgttttgtgattctatttttttttttttgggttgatcttttaCTTAAACTTGCCATTTGAAGCAAGAACAAGGTCTGATCATGTAATCGCTTATTGTTCATTGAACATTACGCTAATAATTTCAATtatatttgtttgttaattttttatttttatttttatgccaAATGAAATCGGAAGCCATTTCTACTTAATTGCAAATCACAATACAACGCATACAAAAACAATTCAACTGAGAGTATGCTCCTTTTGTGTCcctgtgttttgttttgtgattgTTTGTTATTGGGTTGATGTTTTTTAAACTTGAGATTTGAAGCAAGAACAAGGTCTGACCGTGTATGCTAATAATTTCAATGATTTTTTCTCCAGCACCAGtgtttcttcatttttcttatGACAAATGAAATCGAAAACCATTTTTATTAATCTGCAAATCACAGTACGGAACACAAAATAAACCGAGAAAAATCAGTACGAGATACAAAATAAACCGAGAAAAATC
This window harbors:
- the LOC126583003 gene encoding stress-induced protein KIN2-like, with protein sequence MNQSQNMSQQAGQAKGQAQEKASGMMDQMSNAAQSAKESAQGAGQQMMEKAQGAADSVKDAVGANKRS